From Mycobacteriales bacterium:
CGAACGTCCCGGCCGCCGACCGCAGCTGAGCCGCAGTGGGCTCGAACATGGCCGTCTCCATATTTCGTCACTTGCGCAACTGTCGAAGCGGTGTCAGGCTAGCGGTACCCGAGGGGGAGTAGTCCACAACATCCACCATCGACACGCTGAGAGCACGGTGTTCTCCGGTGGTGGGGACCGGCCAGGTGGCCGGTGGGCGAGACCTTCGGCCATGCAGCGATGCCTGGCCGAGCTCCCATGGGACCCGGCCCGGCCGGGAAGGGACTCCTCTGGTGCTCACCACGCTGGTCCGGCCCCTCGCCGTGTGCGGGGTGCTCACCGTGCCCGCGCTCGTCACCCGGTTCGCCGGGATCCACCCCGCGCCGCTGGTGGCGCTGGTGCTGTTCGGCGTGGCCGTGGTGGCCGCCTCGTTCGTGCTCGCCTGGGCCGCGGAGGCGGCGCAGGTCGACATCTCCGGTGGTCTCGCGATCGCGATCCTGGCCGTCATCGCAGTGCTCCCGGAGTACGCCGTCGACCTCTACTTCGCCTACACCGCCGGCTCCGAGCCCAGCTACCGTGCGTACGCCGCGGCCAACATGACCGGCTCGAACCGGCTGCTGCTGGGCCTCGGCTGGTCGCTGGTCGTCCTGATCGGCCTGGCCGTCGCCCGCCGCCGCACCGGCCGGACCGTCCGGGAGCTGGTGCTGGAGTCCGGCTACCGGGTCGAGCTCGGGTTCCTCGCGATCGCCGCGCTGGTCGCGTTCGTGATCCCGGTGACGAGCCGGATCTCGCTGCCGCTGGGCTTCGCGCTGCTCGGCTTCTTCGCCTACTACCTCTGGAGGATGTCCCGGGCCGAGGCCGGCGAGCCGCACCTGGTCGGCCCGGCCGCGACCATCGGGGCGCTGCCGACGCGGGCCCGCCGCGGCCTGGTCGTGGGGCTGTTCCTGTTCGCCGCCGCAGTGATCCTGGCCAGCGCCGAGCCGTTCGCCCAGGGCCTCATCGCCACCGGCCGCGAGCTCGGGCTCGACGAGTTCCTGCTCGTGCAGTGGCTCGCACCGCTGGCCTCGGAGTCGCCGGAGTTCATCGTCGCGATCCTGTTCGCGCTGCGCGGCAACGGCGGCGACGCGATCGGCACGCTGATCTCCAGCAAGGTCAACCAGTGGACGCTGCTGGTCGGCAGCCTGCCCGTCGCGTACCTGCTCGGCGGCGGCGGCGCGGGCGGCCTCGCGCTGGACCCGCGCCAGGTCGAGGAGTTCCTGCTCACCGCCAGCCAGACCGCGCTCGGGGTCGCCGCCCTGCTCGCGCTGCGGTTCCCGCGCTGGGCGGCCTGGATGCTGCTGGGCCTGTTCGCGGTCCAGTTCGCGTTCCCCGGGCAGACCGCGCGGTACGTGCTGTCCGCGATCTACCTCGCGATCGCGGTCGCGGCCCTGATCCGCCACCGCAGGCACATCCTGCCCACCCTGGCCGCCCCGTTCCGCCGGACGCCGTCCGAGCCGGCGCGGGAGCCCGTCGCGGTCTGAGGGCCCAGCCCACGTCGTCGTACGCGTAGAGCGCGGCCTGCACGGTCGGGTCCGGGTTGGGCGAGTAGCCGCCGGCGTAGTAGTCGGTCAGGTACTTCTTGGCCAGGTCGGTGGTCTCCGGGCCGGCCAGCACCGCGCCGGTGTTGAGGTTGCCGGCGACCGGGATGCCGGTGGCGCCGGCGGAGATGACCTCGCAGCCGCCGGACGGGTCGAAGAACGCCGGGACCGCGTGCAGCCGGGCGTTCTCCTCCAGCAGCGTCTTGGACTTCGCCGGCGAGCTCATGAACGAGATCAGCACGTCCGGGGTGGTTGCCCTTGATGCGGGTCAGCAGGCCGCTGAAGTCGCCTGTAGGTCTGTATGACACACACACAGTTGTCGACGGCGGCAACGTAGGCCCGGGCCCGGCCGGGCGCAATGGCCGTAACCCAACCGTGAGCGAAGCCGGCCGGTGAATACGCCAGAAAACCGGCCCTTGCGGGTGGTCCGGGACTGGCAGGCTGGGTTCCCGGCCGGCCGAGGAGATCGCGATGGTGACCACCCGGACAAGGACGCGCCGCCCGGTCGCCGCGCTCTGGGTCGCGCTGGCCGGCCTGGCGCTCACCGTCCTCGCCTCGCTCGGGGCCCGGCACGGCCTGGTCTCCGCACCCGAGCGGGCGGTGTTCCGGGCCGTCAACGGCCTGCCCGGCTGGGTCGAGCGGCCGGCCTGGGGGTTGCAGCTGCTGGGCGTGCTGATCACGCCGCTGATCGCCGCGGCGGTGCTGCTGGCGGGCGGCCGCTGGCGCCCGGCCTTCGCGATGGTGCTGCTCGTCCCGCTGAAGCTGGTCGCCGAGCGGGAGGTGCTGAAGAAGCTGGTCGAGCGGCGCCGGCCCGGGGAGAACGAGCCCGGCGCGATCCTGCGGGACGTGCCGCCGGCCGGGCTGTCCTTCCCCTCCGGGCACGCGATCGTCGCGGCCGGGATGGTGGTCGTGCTCTGGCCGTACCTGGGCCGGACGGGCCGGGTGGTGGCGGCGACGCTGGGCGGCGCGGTCTGCGTCGCCCGGGTCTACCTCGGCGCGCACAACCCGCTCGACGTGGTCGCCGGGGCCGGGCTCGGGCTGTTGCTGGGCGGGCTGCTCACCCTGCTCGTCGGCGTACAGGGCGGTCACCGTGATTCCTGAGACGGTGGCCGGCGGCGACAGCCGGGTCCGGCGTACGCACCCGCGGCGCCGCCCGTCCGGCGAGGCGCCCCCGCTCCCCCGCCAGCTCAACCGCTCGGGCCGGTTCTGGCTGATGCTGGCCGCCGCGGTGCTGGTGTTCCTGTTCCTGATCGGGCTCAGCGGGGTGGTGACGCTGCGGCTGGACGCGTTCGAGGCCGGCCTGCTGACCGACCTGGCCCGGCTGCGGAACGGCCCGACCACCGCCGTGTTCCGCGGGATCGACCGGGCCATCGGGCCGGCCATCCTCGGGATCTGGTGGCTGGCGCTCGCGGTGTTGCTGGTCTGGCGGCGCTGGCGGCACCTGTTCGTCTGGATCGGCACGATGTTCCTGGTCAGCACGCTCAGCACGCTGGCCGCCGGGCTGATCATGCGACCGCGGCCGCTGGGCGTGGAGATCCTCACCTCCTGGCACGGCTTCGCGATGCCGTCGCGGCCGATCGCCGTCCTGGCCGCCACCGGAATCAACGTCCTGTACGCGCTGGTCCCCGCCGGCGTCCTGCGTGACCGCGGCAAGCTGGTGGTCACCGCGATCCTGGGCGTGGTCGTGTTCGGCCGGCTCTACCTCGGCGTGGACCACCCGACCGACGCGCTGACCGGGGTGGTCCTCGGCGTCGCCGTCCCGCTCGCGGGCTGGCGGCTGCTGGTGCCCAACGACCTGTTCCCGGTGACGTACCGGCGGGGGCGGGCGGCGCACCTGGACGTCCGCGGCCGCCGCGGGCAGGCGATCGAGCGGGCCCTGCACGACCAGCTCGGCCTGGTCACCACCGAGGTCACGCCGTTCGGGCTGGCCGGCTCGGGCGGCTCGACCCCGCTGCGGATCGGGGTCAAGGGCGACCCCGGCGAGGACCTGTTCGGCAAGCTCTACGCGATCACCCACCTGCGCTCGGACCGCTGGTACAAGCTCGGACGCACGCTGCTCTACGGCCGGCTGGAGGACGAGAAGCCGTTCAACACCGTCCGCCGCCTGGTCCAGTACGAGGACTACGTGCTGCACCTGCTGAACGACGCGGGCCTGCCGGTGCCGAAGCCGTACGGGTTCGTGGAGATCACCCCGGAGCGCGAGTACCTGCTGGTGACCGAGTTCTTCGCCGGCTCCAAGGAGATCGGCGACGTGGACGTCGACGACTCGCTGATCGACCAGGGGCTGCTGATCGTGCGGCAGCTGTGGGAGACCGGGATCGCGCACCGGGACGTGAAGCCGGCCAACCTGCTCGTCCGGGACGGGCGGGTGCTGCTCATCGACACCGCGTTCGCGGAGGTCCGGCCCTCGCCGTGGCGGCAGGCGGTCGACCTGGCCAACATGATGCTGGTCCTGGCCCTGCGCAGCGACGCCCCGACGGTCTACGAGCGGGCGCTGCGGCAGTTCTCGGTCGACGAGATCACCGAGGCCTTCGCGGCCACCCGCGGGCTGACCATGCCCTCGCAGCTGCGCCAGCTGATCCGCAAGCGCGGGCGGGACCTGCACGAGGAGTTCCTGGAGCTGCTGCCGGAGCGGCCGGCGCCGATCCGGATCCAGCGCTGGACCGTACGGCGGCTCGGGTTGCTGCTCGTCGTCCTGGTCGCCGCCCTGATCGCCGGGACCGTCGCCCGCGGCCTGCTCGGGAGCCCGCTGTGAGGGCGGCGCTGGCGGCGCTGGTGCTGCTCGCCGCGACCGGCTGCGCGACCGACGTCGTCGTGGTCGGCAGCGCCGCCGGCCTGCCGTACTGCGACCTGAACGCCGACAAGACCGAGGGCGGCACGGTCGCGCTGGCCCAGTCCGTGCCGAGCGCGCAGTGGCTGCCGTGCGTGCGCGACGTGCCGGTCGGCTGGAAGTTCGCCTCCTACCTGCCCGAGGACGGCCGGACGACGATCGGCTTCTCCTCCGACCGGGACGGCCCGCACGCGCTGACCGTCTCCCTGCGCCCGTCCTGCGACCTGTCCGGCGCGACCGAGGTGCCCAGCGAGCAGCCGGAGATGCGGCGCTTCGAGCAGGTCACCCGGGTCAGCCACGGGTACGGCGGCCGGCGGCACTACACGTTCACCGGCGGCTGCATCACCTACGACTTCGACCTGCGCGGCGACACCCGGGCCGAGCCGGTCGCCACGATCTCGGAGGCGCTGGGATTCCTGAGCCGGGCCGGCGTGGCCCGGCAGGTGCACGACTCCAGCGACGGCCGGCTCGAGC
This genomic window contains:
- a CDS encoding sodium:proton exchanger, whose translation is MLTTLVRPLAVCGVLTVPALVTRFAGIHPAPLVALVLFGVAVVAASFVLAWAAEAAQVDISGGLAIAILAVIAVLPEYAVDLYFAYTAGSEPSYRAYAAANMTGSNRLLLGLGWSLVVLIGLAVARRRTGRTVRELVLESGYRVELGFLAIAALVAFVIPVTSRISLPLGFALLGFFAYYLWRMSRAEAGEPHLVGPAATIGALPTRARRGLVVGLFLFAAAVILASAEPFAQGLIATGRELGLDEFLLVQWLAPLASESPEFIVAILFALRGNGGDAIGTLISSKVNQWTLLVGSLPVAYLLGGGGAGGLALDPRQVEEFLLTASQTALGVAALLALRFPRWAAWMLLGLFAVQFAFPGQTARYVLSAIYLAIAVAALIRHRRHILPTLAAPFRRTPSEPAREPVAV
- a CDS encoding phosphatase PAP2 family protein produces the protein MVTTRTRTRRPVAALWVALAGLALTVLASLGARHGLVSAPERAVFRAVNGLPGWVERPAWGLQLLGVLITPLIAAAVLLAGGRWRPAFAMVLLVPLKLVAEREVLKKLVERRRPGENEPGAILRDVPPAGLSFPSGHAIVAAGMVVVLWPYLGRTGRVVAATLGGAVCVARVYLGAHNPLDVVAGAGLGLLLGGLLTLLVGVQGGHRDS